The genomic region CCGCGTGAGAACCGTGCTCGCCGTACGCCATGGGGTCGCCCGGTTTCGGCGACGCCCGAGCCTTCGGCCCTCGCTGCTCAACCAACGGCGGGCCCTCGCTGCTCAACCAGCGACGGGGTCGTTCAGGGGTGCAGGAGGGGGCGGAAGAGGGCGAGGGTCTCGTCGACGGCGCGGTCGGCCGCCTCGGAGTGGCGGCCCATGTCGACGAAGCCGTGGACCATGCCGGGGAAGACCCGGTGCTGCACCGGGACCCCGGCCTCCTCGAGGGCGCGGGCGTAGGCGTTGCCGTCGTCGCGCAGGGGGTCCAGCTCGGCGGTGACGACCACGGCCGGGGCCAGGCCGTCGAGGCGGCCGTGCAGCGGCGAGAGCCGCGGGTCGGCGGGGTCGAGGTCGGGCGCGTCGCCGGCGTACTGGGCGCCGAACCAGGCCATCGTGGCGGTGTCGAGGAAGTAGCCCTCGGCGTTCTCGGAGTGCGAGGGGTAGGAGCCGGCCGAGTCGGTGACGGGGTAGATCAGCAGCTGGGCGGCCAGCGGGCGGCCCTCGTCGCGCAGCACCTGGGCGGTGACCGCGGCCAGGTTGCCGCCGGCGGAGTCGCCGGCCACGCCCATCGCCTCGGAGCCGCCGAGGTCGGCGAGGTTGTCGCTGACCCAGTGCGTGGC from Nocardioides salarius harbors:
- a CDS encoding alpha/beta hydrolase; amino-acid sequence: MPIDPQLATLLTFLEQAGTPPMHEGTADEARAGFRTLAVDLRDPSVLPEMASVEDVHLPGGAAARPGRVYRPSSDLEALPTVVFFHGGGFVIGDLDTHDLTCRLIASRCEAVVVSVDYRLAPEHPFPAGLEDVLAATHWVSDNLADLGGSEAMGVAGDSAGGNLAAVTAQVLRDEGRPLAAQLLIYPVTDSAGSYPSHSENAEGYFLDTATMAWFGAQYAGDAPDLDPADPRLSPLHGRLDGLAPAVVVTAELDPLRDDGNAYARALEEAGVPVQHRVFPGMVHGFVDMGRHSEAADRAVDETLALFRPLLHP